ATCAGGAATTTTAATTTGTACCCTCAAAATCATACTTATTTCCTTTTCACTGcagcaaaagtttcaaatttttccGACCGTCAAACAAGCTTGCAGTGTTTTTACGGAAAACTGCAATTGGTTGAATCACTATATCAAATTCCCCGAAACAGCTTCTCTGTCCAACAGAATCAGAATTCACGGTCAAAATCATTTTCTCTAAACTTTTAACTACAGCAAAAGTTCCAAATTTTCCTAAAAATCAAACGCTTTATAGGTGAAATGGTCCTGCTACAAAGTACGGTCTTTTATGGAAATTTGCAAGTAGTTGAACCACTATATCAAATTCCCCCCAAAACAACTTTTCCGTCCAAGAGCATCAGAAGCCCTAAATTAAAACTTCTCCTTTTTACCCTCaaattcctcttctttttttttttgaaggtgggtaaggagaaaagaaaagagcgGCTTAAAACTCGTGCTAAGAGAAAAACCACGACAACGACAACGACAACGACAACTCTTTAGGTTTGTAATCCAAGACAAGCCTGGGCGAAAATAATAAAGACTAAAATCTACATGTCAAAGACACATCATGTACTATAGACTGTTAGTCTTTTAAGACCACAAAATCGACGTCGCCTTTCACTTCCTTTTNGAGAATCGTGCTCAAAATTCGccgagaaaagaaaagaggaatgGGTGGAAGGGGTGGATTGGGACCTCGTCGAaggggcgggggcggcgggaGGAGAAGGCGAGGTGGAGGCCGCAGGTGAGCTCCTGGACCTCGATGAAGCGGCGGGTGTGCTCGTCGGCGCGCTCCGGGGGGGACACGTCCGGGTGGTACCGCAGCGCCATGCGCTTGTAGGCGCTCTTGATCTCCTCGAAGCTCCCCTCCTCCGATATCCCCAGCAGCTCGTAGAAGCTCCCCTGCTTCGCCACCACGAACcctccctcctccaccgcccccTTTGCCCTAAAAGAAGAGgtcgaggacgacgacgacgtggAGCGGAGCCCCGTCCCTGGCCGAGCCTCCTTGCTTCGCCATGAGAGGAGCTTGGTGGTGCTTCTGGTCGTGGTGGGGACGCGAGGGTAGGGATTGAAAgcgcttctgcttctgcttcccGAGAAAGCTCCGCtcattctctctccctctctctctctctctctctctctctctcttctttttgtgtTGGGGACGCCACAAAGATACTAAAATTGAACAGGGGAGGTGGGGAATAAAAAGAAGAGGGTAAATTACACGGAAGTCCCTGTACTATTTCAATTTTGCGAATCCATCCGTACAATGCCTTCTATATATGCTGTTGTTGTGTAAGTAGTGCCTACACGAGGTTCGATGTTCGTACATAGAACTAAATTATGTACGAGATTGAATAAGTTTCAGATTCGTGCCCATAAaacagaatttaaaaaaataaaaaagaaaaagaaaaaaaattgttgtatgcttaatcatattatttagtaCATCCGCAGCctattattctattatttagAAAAGTAAATGCGGAGTTGaatcttttcattttctaataaattattcgaatatttaaatatagtacATTTTAACTTACTGTTCCTAAtacatatagtaaaaaaaaaaaaaattagtggtcTGATATCCGAGATTAGAGATGTAAATGGATACTAAtacctaaaattttatccaaatctaaatccaaataaagTGAATTTACTCaatgctaaatgaatataattttgaatataaatattaaaaataaaaatccgactgatttgaatttggatataaattttaattgtatctGACCCGAGAccgaaattattttatattttatataatatatatagaaatgtttgatgttatatttgaatttatattttaaaaatttagatttaatgtaatatattttgaaatattttaaagagaaataattgtttcggattcagattttcagatttgggttcaaattcagatttctaatttttggtcgggtttaTATTTGGATATAGATTCTTAAAAttcgtcggattcgggttttgaGTTTGGttatcgggttcgggttcggattcggaaaAATCTATTTCGAATCCAACCCGCTGACATCCTTATCCGaggttttcaaatttaaagtctagttgctttatattttcaattaaattttttttaaaaaaataaatgaatgaatagtatgctatttttttctaaaaaaaattattgcactTTTTAGTCCATTACTGTTAAAAGAAACTATATCCATggttagtaaattcgcgaataattcacaaattatttgcaaattttttaaGAAACGAATTAAACTGCAGTTTccgtattttttcgaaaaattcgaAAAAGAACACGTATTTTtcgttaaaaataattattcgcgaattatttgcgaTTCGCAAATGATTCGCTTAAAAAAACGGCGCTCGCGATCGCGTACTCACGTCGTCACAGCTCTCATCGCCGAACCcctccgccgccctggccgGCGCCGCTCGCGTCGTCGTCGCTTTCATCGCCgaactcctccgccgccctggccAGCGCCGGGAGCAAAAGCGCCACGGCGGCGGATCCCGTCTCGCCCGAGAGCGTCGAATCCGCTCAACCCTGTAGGTGAACAGTAGTAAAAATGGCCCGCGTTGTTGGGAGGATGGGTATAGATCTcgtgcggtccacgaggcagcttcggcctcgtggaccgcatgagagggaggtccaaggtggacctccctctcattttatatatatatatatatatatatatatatagagagagagagagagagagtccggctgggatactatcgatagcaccaaacattttgtgctatcgagttttccaccgttagatttaatcctttgataatttttacctgttagattatactattcaaccaaccacccactcaaNTGTCACTAATGACAATTATTAAGTAATTAGcgcttaattatttaataactatGTTCCTGTAAATCAACTGTCGTGTTttctgatgataataataataataataactaatagatttattcatatagtattttatttttatatagaaatattattatataatattttatttataaatttgtaattatttattaatatttttaaatatataactcttatatattattaatatatgtttattataattttaaatatatttaatatatatatataaattataataataatatatatagtatattaattattatatatttattatatagccgaattttttattctaaatttttaattggtgaacgtataatatccgtataaatcatgtatccgaataattaccgaatccgATTTTTAACCGTATTttccaacaaatttaaaaattaaaagacgaattttatctgaattatatccgtaccgaatttttgccgaatccgaattaactaactatgactCTATCATGACTTCactttattagaaaattttaaaaatttttatacaaagTAAAccggaaaaaaggaaaaaaaataaagtgatcAATTACAAAGAATAGAATAGAAAAAGGTCACGATTTCAAAGCTTAGTGGGTTTTATTTTCCTCTTTAATAGAGATACTTACGTTTGGTTCGGGAcagggggaataagcccttgtttccccctttgttcccaaatgtCGCGTTTggtgtaaggtaccgaacttctaaaattatgaagttgcggggtatgttggtttggaaagccattagaatgattccggtgaagttcggaagcattcgggcgttttcggggcgcgtaggcgcgaaaacgggacccgaaaggctatgttggatcatggactaaatccggcattagcgcggatgaaaagatgatgaaaatacgctcgaaaacatgtttggagagtctcggttcgatttgaaaagaatcggaagcTAAAcaagcgaaaacgagcgaaaacggagaagaaacgaaaaaggttgaaatttggctaagtcctaaaaatgctgaaattctggacctacggggaccggtccctcaagtccaaggACCAGTCCCTTATACAAAAAATTACCCCGCGCGGGCAGTGCATAAAacacaaagttgaggggctgttttgcaattgttgcatgagTTGGGGTATATGGGTGATGTAGGGCTcattccctctcatttctctcatttgcAACCACCCaaaacaccctctctctctctctagaagctctccctctctctaaaaGTGGAATCAAGAGGAGGATTGgtggagatttggagcttgaagGAGAATCaccattgttgtcttcttccttagcttggagaaggagcttagtagaggtaagctctttgcCTTCTCATGGTAGAATGCTTGGATTAGGATTTTATACTCTAGAAATGGAACTTAATAATGCTCTAGAAGTAATTAATCTCATTTATTGCTTGGGATAATGCTTGTATGAAGCTAATTGCAATAATTGAaatttagggctccaaaaagagggcttttCCTCATAAGtagttttgatctaaattgatcactctctaacctaattgttaggcCTACGAACGCGTTCGTGCACTCGGTTTGAgtattcgtcgagcctacgcgaagatattgaggAAATGGACTGTtagagcttcgtttccgcctggagggccgatgAGGCATCCAAAAATTTTGAGATAAAGATCGtagcatcgtggcatcaagttatagacctttaattttcggattgcgGATTGGTGGTCGTTCGGTGGTCGAGCGTGAGATTGAGCCGAACCGGGCagcgtgtgccgcgggaggccgattgcaagtgactacgaaCAATCGGAAcgttaaaaggtggggggtgtccatcccgaaacAACCGTgctttcttttatgtctaagttctattttgatcatattcatatattgatattgtgcattatagaattagtagatgattacattccatttccttgcatgtttcctatggtagtgtagcattgtgggcttgacacttgaATTTAGGTTGTATGAGGATTGGGTCATGtgacaagaatcctatagtgacaagaatgatgatgaacttggacatataATTGGCCTAGATGAGTGGCATTTGGATTAGTGTAATAGAGACACTataacaagaacgagtggcatgtcaatttagtGTATTGAGACACATACAACCTCATGACATATTGAGTGGCATTTGGATTAGTGTAATAAAGACACTATAATAAGAACGAGTAGCATGTCAATTTAGTGTGTCGAGACACATATAACATCAtgacataatgagtggcatcaaatctagtatagtggaacactatggcatttgaacctagggatagtagatttttccAATTGTTATGTTGTGGACATTATGCATTTGGCACTAGTGCAGTTGAGGCATTGTGACCCTgatagatagggtatcctcttgtgaggattggatcatactcactagtctgttttcgcttgtcggtggtcgctctaccgaagcagtggtctccggagtacttcacataggggcagacgtagttgtcccgcaaacggtctcggtgtgcaagtgcagcttctcctcacctatgagattgagagtgagtcggcaaccttcgggttggccatgagattggatattatcgaggcatagttgcacgacgcactatgtagtagctcgttcattcatgtgattatttgaggcatagtatcatgtatagattgtatactatgtagtagctcatgcATTTAACTTGGATACGGCATTCGGatatttgaggcatagtagcatgttgcaggatacattactatgtagtagctcatttccattgttattgaggcatagtatcatgtgtagtttACATTaatatgtagtagctcatttccattATTGTTGAGGCATAATATCATGTGTAGTttgcatactatgtagtagctcatttcttttattgttgagacatagtatcatgtgtagattacattactatgtagtagctcatttccattattgttgagacatagtagcatgggtagattgcatactatgtagttgCTCATACATcggattattgaggcatagatcGTATACTATGTTGTAGCTCGTATCCTTGATTATTGAAGGCATAGTAGATTGTTGCAGATTACTTTACTATGTTGCACttcaatttcatatctatctatttatctatctgcttgtgcctgcttggacctagtgggaagatcgcggagccggcggtcgaacccactgggaactatatttatatagttctcaccccactttgttgcaggaccTAGCGAGAGCGTACCGacagaggaccgtggtaagggcatagcgccttAGTAGCTAATAgcttccttatgcattagagtatcCTCCTGTACGTAGAGATATGATGTATTTGAGAGTTACTTATATATTTGGAGAGCcattttgtattatgagaagaatatgtattcattttggaagataaaaatgtaaattaataagtaaaggttaaatgtgatgtaatagctagatgtatctctctttatttcacttgtatgatacttgtgattcttgctcttaattgtatagcacttgtggtgtttcgtattgatcatgtatgttgaatGAATTTTCCTGGgcaattcttgtacatgatcttgtgttctagccttgggcggacaagagaggtgctgtccgttcggcgtctgatcgacgtgcccggatccgaccaaattggcgggtcgcCGGGCGTGACATTTGGTACCCGAAAACAATAGTTTTCGGGTTTCTGGAATAAGCTGATATAAGGCTGAAATTACTGTTCCACCCTTTTTCTGGAACAAACTTATTCCCGGAcgagaacaaggttaattaaagtttaaatttaattttaacgacagtaaatcattaattaatctaattaatatttttaaattattatttattgcttaaataataaaataattaatttatttattatttataattaataattaataattagataataattattattaatttgttatttataattaattattaataattattattcttaataattagataatcgatattattattaatttattatttataattaattattaataatttgataatagatattattattaataattagataatcgatattattaataatttattatttataattattatttaataacaattattaataataattaataattattattattattaattagataatcaatattattattttatttattataattaattattaaaattttaataattttattatcttaataattagatatcaatattattattaatttattatttataattaattattaataatttgataattaatattatttattaataaatattattattaatactttgataattaatattatttattaataaatattattattaataatttgataattaatattatttattaataaatattattattaataactagataatcgatattattaataattattatttaataataattattaataattattaataattattattattattaattagataatcggtattattattttatttatttataattaattattaatatagtagTATTTATATAACTATGAATTGACAAGGCCTCCCCGGGTTTGGGGCTATgttagtaatattttgatgttaattaattagataataattttaatttaaaattataactcttattccttttGATCCAATCTAactatccaaatactatttaccttatttttagaaataatccaattttcatccaaacgcaaattGGTTTAGTTCCTGCTTATTGCTAAATTTGTACTATCCCTGAAATaagtagttcttacttatatccaaACTAAACGcattatagtaaaatttaaactcgagatttaattttatttgattggatGTAATTTTAAGTGCAGATATAATTAAAGttatatgcaaacaaaaatACAATTGTAAGAACTATATTActtctgttaaatataaaaatatataaatgccgttctctaacaacttaagcttttagaatacAATAGTTGTTTTACAGAGTATCAAAGTAGAAGGTCCTGAGTTTTGAGCTTGGCTAGACAAAAATACAATTGTAAAAACTATATTActtctgttaaatataaaaatatataaataccgttctctaacaacttaaacttttaaaatacaaTAGTTGTTTCACAGAGTATCAAAATAGAAGGTCCTGAATTTGAGCTTGGCCAGACATGAGAGCAAcgtaagtttttagagtacaatggttgtttcacaaCTTCATATGATTTTGTACAATTACAACTGTTATAACtatatctcttttgtttcttagCTTGAGAATTTGTTTTTGGAAAATCAAGTGAGTCGATTCTTTGCTGTCTGtaataattagaattaaaatCAATATGAGGGATAATAAAACTTTAGTAGAGATCTCCTCAATAACGCCTCATTCAAAAACCCTCGACTTATTGCCACGTGCTAGTTTTGCATGcatctaataatttattaggcatttttaatagtaaactacaaaataatttaaaattttttaataggaataatagtaatatatagcAACAGACTATAGCTTCTTACGAAACGTCGTTCCGAAGCtccctacctttttttttttttcaatttttgtataattttatctGTAGCAATTGAACTTCTTAGTTACAATTTTAATTgcacaaaataaatttaaatacatctGCTACGAAAATAATAAACTGTATATATATTACCAAACAATCCTTGAAAAGTCGTTCTAAGGTGCAAACGTAGGAACGTAGGATATAGACGGAGTACTCGTTCATTTCCccaagaccaaaaaaaaaaagaaaaaatcgctGTAGTGCGTGGGCCCCACACATCAGCATCACAGTGATGCGTGGGCCCCACACATCAGCATCACAGTGATATGTAACAAAacacaaaacaaaaattaataaaaaaaaaaaatgaaaatttgagaTGTGCAACACTTTAATAAGAGGAAGGGGTCTTTCAAGTTTATCCTGGTTGTGGTGGGCTGGGATTTAATTTATACTAGTTTAATAgaaacaaatattatttttttttagatcaatttgcataaaaaatttatataggaTTCGTTTGATTTGGATATGAGTAAGaactaattattttagaaataagtaTAAGATAAGGTACAATGTGGATAtagaataattttgtatttgattaaGTATTGGGTTTAATCCAGGTACAaacaaaatagtgtttggttggagtaaatagaataagaaggatagcgtgtagttataaataaaaaataataatattatcctttttattatatttgaattaaaatttttaaattttatatttaaaattttaaatttaaatatataactcttaaatttcaaaaatacaaaattaaaattttaatttaaaaatatcaaattcgaaaattcaaagatctaaattttcaattttaaattttaaatttaagatcaaatctaaacttaaaatataaaattttaaattttaaatttaaaaaaattaaatatgtcaatttaaaatttataattaaaattttaaaatttaaaatttattattataaattttaattttgagagtacaaattat
The nucleotide sequence above comes from Ananas comosus cultivar F153 linkage group 17, ASM154086v1, whole genome shotgun sequence. Encoded proteins:
- the LOC109723257 gene encoding chaperone protein dnaJ 20, chloroplastic-like, whose protein sequence is MSGAFSGSRSRSAFNPYPRVPTTTRSTTKLLSWRSKEARPGTGLRSTSSSSSTSSFRAKGAVEEGGFVVAKQGSFYELLGISEEGSFEEIKSAYKRMALRYHPDVSPPERADEHTRRFIEVQELTCGLHLAFSSRRPRPFDEELEERSGWKNRWQDQVAELKRRSMTKDSDENLSWGARMRRKRAESWSE